In Ctenopharyngodon idella isolate HZGC_01 chromosome 1, HZGC01, whole genome shotgun sequence, a single genomic region encodes these proteins:
- the npnta gene encoding nephronectin a isoform X3: MWIIKFMLIWSCWIGVSADFDGRWPRQMASSNGLCRYGARVDCCWGWTRVSWGQCQPVCQHGCKHGECVGPNKCKCHPGYTGKTCNQEEQGYVIPPLWHSHPPVFVPMDHQPIAVPSEDLNECGLKPRPCKHRCMNTYGSYKCYCLNGYMLLPDGSCGNARTCSMANCQYGCEVMKGEVRCQCPSPGLQLAPDGRTCVDVDECATGHAVCPRFRKCINTFGSYICKCHDGFDLQYINGKYQCTDVNECSSSQHQCGPYATCYNTPGSYKCKCKDDYRGVGYDCKPIPKVVIVPPRPGKTTPSNNNNKGGNKIPDSDQNRTTTTIRPPVTAKRISPTITTTTTTTTKSPPTKKVTPPARVPAPTTRRPLIPTRKPPVVVTTKPKVPSRPTTTATTKAPVVTTMAPFIPTRRPSIPFMTPIDNSIKDITQKQRGDVHIPRNHGQNNVLDIDLDIELGNTEEELKDDPETGHLSCSFTHGLCGWIQHREGDLHWETTADPSGGRYLTISEGGEKRGGRGAQLILPLTTPWNEGNLCLAFRHNMAGHHVGMLQVFVQKGRQHSPAVWGRTGGNGWRSTQITIWGNGLESVIVKGERRRGRKGEIALDDMSLKRGSCQEEHNLRRL, translated from the exons CGGTATGTCAGCACGGATGCAAACACGGAGAATGCGTGGGACCCAACAAATGCAAGTGCCATCCAGGTTATACAGGAAAAACATGCAACCAAG AAGAGCAGGGCTATGTTATCCCCCCATTATGGCACAGTCACCCTCCTGTTTTTGTTCCCATGGACCACCAGCCGATTGCAGTGCCTTCAGAGG ACTTGAACGAGTGTGGCCTCAAGCCCCGGCCCTGTAAACACAGGTGCATGAACACATATGGGAGCTACAAATGCTACTGCCTAAACGGCTACATGCTGTTACCTGATGGGAGCTGTGGAA ATGCCCGGACATGCAGCATGGCTAACTGCCAGTACGGCTGTGAAGTAATGAAAGGAGAGGTTCGCTGCCAGTGCCCTTCCCCAGGTCTGCAGCTGGCTCCAGATGGCAGGACCTGTGTGG ATGTGGATGAATGTGCCACAGGCCATGCGGTTTGTCCCCGTTTCCGTAAGTGCATCAACACATTTGGGAGTTACATCTGCAAGTGCCATGATGGCTTTGACCTGCAGTACATCAATGGGAAATATCAGTGTACAG ATGTGAACGAATGCTCTTCGAGTCAACACCAGTGTGGTCCCTATGCCACCTGCTATAACACACCTGGTTCATACAAGTGCAAGTGTAAAGATGACTACAGAGGCGTGGGCTACGACTGCAAAC CTATCCCAAAGGTGGTAATTGTCCCTCCACGACCTGGAAAGACCACACCGagcaacaataacaacaaaggGGGCAACAAAATTCCAGACTCAGACCAAAATAGGACCACCACAACAATCAGACCACCAGTGACAGCTAAACGGATCTCACCTACAATAacaaccaccaccaccaccaccaccaaatCTCCTCCAACCAAAAAAGTCACCCCTCCAGCGAGAGTCCCAGCACCCACCACCCGTAGGCCTCTCATACCGACACGTAAACCCCCTGTTGTGGTGACAACCAAACCTAAGGTGCCGTCCCGTCCCACCACCACAGCTACCACCAAAGCCCCGGTGGTTACAACGATGGCTCCCTTTATCCCAACACGCAGACCTTCAATCCCGTTTATGACGCCAATTGATAACAGCATCAAAGACATTACTCAGAAACAAAGAGGTGATGTTCACA TACCACGAAATCATGGGCAAAACAATGTGCTTGATATCGATTTAGACATTGAACTTGGCAACACAGAAGAGGAGCTGAAGGATGACCCAG AGACGGGTCATCTGAGCTGCTCTTTTACCCACGGTCTCTGTGGATGGATCCAGCACAGAGAGGGAGACCTTCACTGGGAGACAACTGCAGATCCTTCAg GTGGGCGGTACCTAACGATCTCTGAGGGCGGAGAGAAGCGAGGTGGGCGTGGCGCTCAGCTGATCCTCCCCCTGACGACGCCCTGGAACGAGGGGAACCTGTGCCTGGCCTTCAGACACAACATGGCGGGCCACCACGTGGGCATGCTGCAGGTGTTCGTACAGAAGGGACGGCAGCACAGCCCCGCTGTCTGGGGTCGAACTGGAGGAAACGGCTGGAGGTCGACCCAGATCACCATTTGGGGCAATGGGCTAGAGAGT GTGATCGTGAAGGGCGAGCGACGGAGAGGCCGTAAGGGCGAAATAGCTCTGGACGACATGAGTCTCAAACGCGGTTCTTGTCAGGAAGAGCACAATCTGAGGAGACTTTAA
- the npnta gene encoding nephronectin a isoform X4, with protein sequence MWIIKFMLIWSCWIGVSADFDGRWPRQMASSNGLCRYGARVDCCWGWTRVSWGQCQPVCQHGCKHGECVGPNKCKCHPGYTGKTCNQEQGYVIPPLWHSHPPVFVPMDHQPIAVPSEDLNECGLKPRPCKHRCMNTYGSYKCYCLNGYMLLPDGSCGNARTCSMANCQYGCEVMKGEVRCQCPSPGLQLAPDGRTCVDVDECATGHAVCPRFRKCINTFGSYICKCHDGFDLQYINGKYQCTDVNECSSSQHQCGPYATCYNTPGSYKCKCKDDYRGVGYDCKPIPKVVIVPPRPGKTTPSNNNNKGGNKIPDSDQNRTTTTIRPPVTAKRISPTITTTTTTTTKSPPTKKVTPPARVPAPTTRRPLIPTRKPPVVVTTKPKVPSRPTTTATTKAPVVTTMAPFIPTRRPSIPFMTPIDNSIKDITQKQRGDVHIPRNHGQNNVLDIDLDIELGNTEEELKDDPETGHLSCSFTHGLCGWIQHREGDLHWETTADPSGGRYLTISEGGEKRGGRGAQLILPLTTPWNEGNLCLAFRHNMAGHHVGMLQVFVQKGRQHSPAVWGRTGGNGWRSTQITIWGNGLESVIVKGERRRGRKGEIALDDMSLKRGSCQEEHNLRRL encoded by the exons CGGTATGTCAGCACGGATGCAAACACGGAGAATGCGTGGGACCCAACAAATGCAAGTGCCATCCAGGTTATACAGGAAAAACATGCAACCAAG AGCAGGGCTATGTTATCCCCCCATTATGGCACAGTCACCCTCCTGTTTTTGTTCCCATGGACCACCAGCCGATTGCAGTGCCTTCAGAGG ACTTGAACGAGTGTGGCCTCAAGCCCCGGCCCTGTAAACACAGGTGCATGAACACATATGGGAGCTACAAATGCTACTGCCTAAACGGCTACATGCTGTTACCTGATGGGAGCTGTGGAA ATGCCCGGACATGCAGCATGGCTAACTGCCAGTACGGCTGTGAAGTAATGAAAGGAGAGGTTCGCTGCCAGTGCCCTTCCCCAGGTCTGCAGCTGGCTCCAGATGGCAGGACCTGTGTGG ATGTGGATGAATGTGCCACAGGCCATGCGGTTTGTCCCCGTTTCCGTAAGTGCATCAACACATTTGGGAGTTACATCTGCAAGTGCCATGATGGCTTTGACCTGCAGTACATCAATGGGAAATATCAGTGTACAG ATGTGAACGAATGCTCTTCGAGTCAACACCAGTGTGGTCCCTATGCCACCTGCTATAACACACCTGGTTCATACAAGTGCAAGTGTAAAGATGACTACAGAGGCGTGGGCTACGACTGCAAAC CTATCCCAAAGGTGGTAATTGTCCCTCCACGACCTGGAAAGACCACACCGagcaacaataacaacaaaggGGGCAACAAAATTCCAGACTCAGACCAAAATAGGACCACCACAACAATCAGACCACCAGTGACAGCTAAACGGATCTCACCTACAATAacaaccaccaccaccaccaccaccaaatCTCCTCCAACCAAAAAAGTCACCCCTCCAGCGAGAGTCCCAGCACCCACCACCCGTAGGCCTCTCATACCGACACGTAAACCCCCTGTTGTGGTGACAACCAAACCTAAGGTGCCGTCCCGTCCCACCACCACAGCTACCACCAAAGCCCCGGTGGTTACAACGATGGCTCCCTTTATCCCAACACGCAGACCTTCAATCCCGTTTATGACGCCAATTGATAACAGCATCAAAGACATTACTCAGAAACAAAGAGGTGATGTTCACA TACCACGAAATCATGGGCAAAACAATGTGCTTGATATCGATTTAGACATTGAACTTGGCAACACAGAAGAGGAGCTGAAGGATGACCCAG AGACGGGTCATCTGAGCTGCTCTTTTACCCACGGTCTCTGTGGATGGATCCAGCACAGAGAGGGAGACCTTCACTGGGAGACAACTGCAGATCCTTCAg GTGGGCGGTACCTAACGATCTCTGAGGGCGGAGAGAAGCGAGGTGGGCGTGGCGCTCAGCTGATCCTCCCCCTGACGACGCCCTGGAACGAGGGGAACCTGTGCCTGGCCTTCAGACACAACATGGCGGGCCACCACGTGGGCATGCTGCAGGTGTTCGTACAGAAGGGACGGCAGCACAGCCCCGCTGTCTGGGGTCGAACTGGAGGAAACGGCTGGAGGTCGACCCAGATCACCATTTGGGGCAATGGGCTAGAGAGT GTGATCGTGAAGGGCGAGCGACGGAGAGGCCGTAAGGGCGAAATAGCTCTGGACGACATGAGTCTCAAACGCGGTTCTTGTCAGGAAGAGCACAATCTGAGGAGACTTTAA
- the npnta gene encoding nephronectin a isoform X6, producing the protein MWIIKFMLIWSCWIGVSADFDGRWPRQMASSNGLCRYGARVDCCWGWTRVSWGQCQPVCQHGCKHGECVGPNKCKCHPGYTGKTCNQDLNECGLKPRPCKHRCMNTYGSYKCYCLNGYMLLPDGSCGNARTCSMANCQYGCEVMKGEVRCQCPSPGLQLAPDGRTCVDVDECATGHAVCPRFRKCINTFGSYICKCHDGFDLQYINGKYQCTDVNECSSSQHQCGPYATCYNTPGSYKCKCKDDYRGVGYDCKPIPKVVIVPPRPGKTTPSNNNNKGGNKIPDSDQNRTTTTIRPPVTAKRISPTITTTTTTTTKSPPTKKVTPPARVPAPTTRRPLIPTRKPPVVVTTKPKVPSRPTTTATTKAPVVTTMAPFIPTRRPSIPFMTPIDNSIKDITQKQRGDVHIPRNHGQNNVLDIDLDIELGNTEEELKDDPETGHLSCSFTHGLCGWIQHREGDLHWETTADPSGGRYLTISEGGEKRGGRGAQLILPLTTPWNEGNLCLAFRHNMAGHHVGMLQVFVQKGRQHSPAVWGRTGGNGWRSTQITIWGNGLESVIVKGERRRGRKGEIALDDMSLKRGSCQEEHNLRRL; encoded by the exons CGGTATGTCAGCACGGATGCAAACACGGAGAATGCGTGGGACCCAACAAATGCAAGTGCCATCCAGGTTATACAGGAAAAACATGCAACCAAG ACTTGAACGAGTGTGGCCTCAAGCCCCGGCCCTGTAAACACAGGTGCATGAACACATATGGGAGCTACAAATGCTACTGCCTAAACGGCTACATGCTGTTACCTGATGGGAGCTGTGGAA ATGCCCGGACATGCAGCATGGCTAACTGCCAGTACGGCTGTGAAGTAATGAAAGGAGAGGTTCGCTGCCAGTGCCCTTCCCCAGGTCTGCAGCTGGCTCCAGATGGCAGGACCTGTGTGG ATGTGGATGAATGTGCCACAGGCCATGCGGTTTGTCCCCGTTTCCGTAAGTGCATCAACACATTTGGGAGTTACATCTGCAAGTGCCATGATGGCTTTGACCTGCAGTACATCAATGGGAAATATCAGTGTACAG ATGTGAACGAATGCTCTTCGAGTCAACACCAGTGTGGTCCCTATGCCACCTGCTATAACACACCTGGTTCATACAAGTGCAAGTGTAAAGATGACTACAGAGGCGTGGGCTACGACTGCAAAC CTATCCCAAAGGTGGTAATTGTCCCTCCACGACCTGGAAAGACCACACCGagcaacaataacaacaaaggGGGCAACAAAATTCCAGACTCAGACCAAAATAGGACCACCACAACAATCAGACCACCAGTGACAGCTAAACGGATCTCACCTACAATAacaaccaccaccaccaccaccaccaaatCTCCTCCAACCAAAAAAGTCACCCCTCCAGCGAGAGTCCCAGCACCCACCACCCGTAGGCCTCTCATACCGACACGTAAACCCCCTGTTGTGGTGACAACCAAACCTAAGGTGCCGTCCCGTCCCACCACCACAGCTACCACCAAAGCCCCGGTGGTTACAACGATGGCTCCCTTTATCCCAACACGCAGACCTTCAATCCCGTTTATGACGCCAATTGATAACAGCATCAAAGACATTACTCAGAAACAAAGAGGTGATGTTCACA TACCACGAAATCATGGGCAAAACAATGTGCTTGATATCGATTTAGACATTGAACTTGGCAACACAGAAGAGGAGCTGAAGGATGACCCAG AGACGGGTCATCTGAGCTGCTCTTTTACCCACGGTCTCTGTGGATGGATCCAGCACAGAGAGGGAGACCTTCACTGGGAGACAACTGCAGATCCTTCAg GTGGGCGGTACCTAACGATCTCTGAGGGCGGAGAGAAGCGAGGTGGGCGTGGCGCTCAGCTGATCCTCCCCCTGACGACGCCCTGGAACGAGGGGAACCTGTGCCTGGCCTTCAGACACAACATGGCGGGCCACCACGTGGGCATGCTGCAGGTGTTCGTACAGAAGGGACGGCAGCACAGCCCCGCTGTCTGGGGTCGAACTGGAGGAAACGGCTGGAGGTCGACCCAGATCACCATTTGGGGCAATGGGCTAGAGAGT GTGATCGTGAAGGGCGAGCGACGGAGAGGCCGTAAGGGCGAAATAGCTCTGGACGACATGAGTCTCAAACGCGGTTCTTGTCAGGAAGAGCACAATCTGAGGAGACTTTAA